A genomic window from Gossypium hirsutum isolate 1008001.06 chromosome D10, Gossypium_hirsutum_v2.1, whole genome shotgun sequence includes:
- the LOC107949979 gene encoding disease resistance-like protein DSC1 — MASSSPSSRQTKHQVFLSFRGEDTRLNFTSHLLKALKDTGLNVFFDEETLERGEQISPALSNAIMASNLSIIILSKDYASSKSCLAEISCIMDCKHTRRQIVLPIFYHVDPFDVRNLGGSFKTSFSDHESKSLDQVRRWKKAFADVGKLKGWHIEGGKFDRPETKYIKDIVEYVTKKLMNNKSSTAFEELVGIDYQKKTILKLINQKDCRVIGLWGMAGIGKTTLANVVYHEICSKYKSCWFLQNVREKIRQQGMESLRNNFVSKILNQQIDILTPSIGSAFIRERLNNKKVIVVVDDVDDPDLIDYLGVKHFGDGSKIILISRDRQVLKNGGADKIHKVNRLNEKSSLQLFSTFAFKQLNPTANFRDLSNQFVRYAQGNPLALKVLGCKLYTKSRKEWESEVDRLKEYGQPKISQILKSSFDELDELEKNLFLDIACFFKGKYKEEVEDILCSLYNGAVCGISNLVDKCLLDIIHFQDMLEEDLRLFRPTFAAERVVDFSTACAAGPLIISMHDILEEMGKDIIRQEAIGIGNCSRLWSPNNVHQMLRYNKGNEAIKGIKLDMSQIDNLKLSPTVFENMLNLRFIHFYFPRKFGKCWNNKLLADQVDIVSLPDELRYLCWECYPFKSLSSSFNPKNLVVLKLPHGDMEQLWNGDNHQDLVSLKEIDLFDCKNLRKIPSLLGAINLKSLCCRGCESLVELPCLTHLASLKSFDLHGCHNLKKIPEIPSHFHYLDLEGTGIEEVPDSIEHLIWLRQLRLSNSRVKNVSNNILKLESLNDLDLSHCPISKFPEIPKSLRRLNLSKTQIEQVSLSFDYIGILADLDMSGSSIQKLQCYISLSSSRKIPTIDVPSSILSFKSLRNLRMNHCKSLKLLLDLPPYLWRLDAHDCPSLEKVSFIQQHGFLGGAYELSMMFSNCSNLNQDSIDSIEANAMFKIGSIAEKWRGQNIFFPRASVCCFPGTEISANKFESQNVYSSLTLKIAPNVCGKRRFLAFAICLVADLTHCSGFKELELTCEYQLTVSSCSDGGGGYEKFKSVLYDGGSLKSEWNCMGDHVLILFQKDMIKEDKNYEEATFEFYIRSYSYNEEGEKICLHDFKVKKCGVHVFYVDAKSDADATEKRVAGNKRSFSHDGEEGDGGLKRLN, encoded by the exons ATGGCGTCTTCTTCACCTTCTTCTCGTCAAACGAAGCACCAAGTTTTCTTGAGCTTCAGAGGTGAAGACACGCGCCTTAACTTCACCAGTCATCTACTCAAAGCTTTGAAAGACACGGGACTGAATGTCTTCTTCGATGAAGAAACATTGGAAAGAGGGGAGCAAATATCACCAGCACTTTCAAATGCAATTATGGCCTCAAATCTCTCGATCATCATTTTATCTAAAGACTATGCTTCTTCGAAATCATGCTTGGCTGAAATTTCTTGCATCATGGACTGCAAGCACACTCGACGACAAATTGTTCTTCCCATCTTTTACCATGTTGATCCTTTTGATGTGCGGAACCTTGGTGGCAGTTTCAAAACATCCTTTAGTGACCATGAATCAAAAAGTCTAGATCAAGTACGACGATGGAAAAAAGCCTTTGCTGACGTCGGTAAATTAAAAGGGTGGCATATTGAAGGTGGCAAGTTCGACAG ACCTGAAACCAAGTACATCAAGGATATCGTTGAATATGTTACAAAAAAGCTGATGAATAACAAATCCAGTACTGCTTTTGAAGAATTGGTTGGAATAGATTATCAGAAAAAGACAATCTTGAAGCTAATTAATCAAAAAGATTGCCGCGTAATAGGGCTTTGGGGAATGGCTGGTATAGGCAAAACTACTCTTGCTAATGTTGTATATCATGAAATCTGTTCAAAGTATAAAAGTTGTTGGTTTCTTCAAAATGTTAGAGAGAAAATACGCCAACAAGGGATGGAGTCTTTACGAAATAACTTTGTTTCTAAAATATTAAACCAGCAAATTGATATACTTACCCCCTCGATAGGGTCCGCTTTTATCCGAGAGAGGCTCAACAATAAAAAAGTAATTGTTGTTGTTGATGATGTTGATGACCCAGACCTAATAGATTACTTGGGTGTTAAACATTTTGGTGATGGAAGTAAAATCATTCTAATATCTAGAGATAGACAAGTTCTCAAGAATGGAGGAGCTGACAAAATACACAAGGTAaataggttaaatgagaaaagctCTCTTCAACTTTTTTCTACATTTGCATTTAAGCAGTTGAATCCTACTGCTAATTTTCGAGATCTATCGAACCAATTTGTAAGATATGCCCAAGGCAATCCACTTGCTCTTAAGGTTTTGGGTTGTAAACTATATACGAAATCTAGAAAAGAGTGGGAGAGCGAGGTGGATAGACTAAAGGAATATGGCCAACCAAAAATATCACAAATTTTAAAGAGTAGCTTTGATGAGCTAGATGAACTAGAGAAGAATTTATTTCTTGACATAGCATGTTTCTTCAAAGGGAAATATAAGGAAGAAGTAGAAGATATTCTATGTTCCTTGTATAATGGTGCAGTGTGTGGAATAAGCAATTTGGTGGATAAATGCCTACTTGACATCATCCATTTTCAAGATATGCTTGAGGAAGATCTCAGACTGTTTCGCCCAACATTTGCAGCAGAACGTGTAGTCGATTTTTCCACAGCATGTGCAGCAGGACCTCTAATAATTTCTATGCATGATATTCTTGAAGAGATGGGCAAGGATATTATTCGCCAAGAAGCTATAGGCATTGGAAATTGCAGTAGACTATGGAGTCCCAATAATGTGCATCAAATGCTGAGATACAATAAA GGAAATGAAGCAATTAAAGGAATAAAGTTAGACATGTctcaaattgataatttaaaGTTATCTCCTACTGTTTTTGAGAATATGCTAAATCTTAGATTTATCCACTTTTATTTTCCTCGAAAATTTGGGAAATGTTGGAATAACAAGCTACTTGCAGACCAAGTTGATATTGTATCTCTTCCTGATGAGCTAAGGTATCTTTGTTGGGAGTGTTACCCGTTCAAATCTTTATCCTCAAGTTTTAATCCAAAAAATCTTGTTGTATTGAAATTACCACATGGTGATATGGAACAACTTTGGAATGGAGATAATCATCAG GATCTTGTTAGTTTAAAGGAAATTGACCTTTTTGATTGCAAGAATTTAAGAAAGATTCCTAGTCTACTCGGGGCAATCAACCTTAAAAGCCTTTGCTGTAGGGGGTGCGAAAGTTTGGTTGAACTTCCTTGCCTAACCCATTTGGCTTCTCTTAAAAGTTTTGATCTTCATGGATGTCATAACCTCAAGAAGATTCCTGAGATCCCAAGTCATTTTCATTACTTGGATTTAGAAGGAACGGGAATAGAGGAAGTGCCTGATTCAATTGAACATCTCATCTGGCTTAGACAATTACGGTTGAGTAACTCAAGGGTTAAAAATGTGTCCAACAATATTTTGAAGTTGGAATCCCTTAATGATTTGGATCTTAGTCATTGCCCAATCTCCAAATTTCCAGAAATCCCCAAAAGCTTACGTAGATTGAACTTATCAAAGACTCAAATTGAACAAGTGTCCTTGTCTTTCGACTACATAGGTATTCTTGCAGACTTAGATATGAGCGGCTCAAGTATTCAAAAGCTACAGTGCTATATTTCCCTCTCTAGTTCAAGAAAGATTCCAACCATTGATGTGCCCTCATCAATCTTATCGTTTAAAAGCCTTCGAAATTTGAGGATGAACCATTGCAAGAGCCTTAAATTACTCTTAGATCTTCCACCATATTTATGGCGCTTGGATGCACATGACTGCCCATCATTAGAAAAAGTGTCGTTCATACAACAACACGGTTTTCTTGGTGGGGCTTATGAGTTAAGCATGATGTTCTCCAATTGCTCTAATTTGAATCAAGACTCAATTGATAGCATTGAGGCAAATGCCATGTTCAAAATTGGATCTATAGCAGAGAAATGGAGAGggcaaaatattttttttccaagaGCATCGGTTTGCTGTTTCCCGGGAACCGAAATTTCAGCAAATAAGTTCGAGTCCCAGAACGTGTATTCTTCCTTAACATTGAAGATAGCTCCAAATGTGTGTGGTAAGAGAAGATTCTTGGCTTTTGCTATCTGCCTTGTGGCCGATCTCACCCACTGTAGTGGCTTCAAAGAACTTGAACTTACCTGTGAATACCAACTGACAGTCTCTAGTTGTAGTGATGGTGGTGGTGGTTATGAAAAGTTCAAAAGTGTGTTATATGACGGTGGGAGTTTAAAGTCAGAGTGGAACTGCATGGGTGATCACGTATTGATTCTATTTCAAAAGGATATGATTAAAGAAGACAAGAATTATGAAGAGGCAACATTTGAATTCTACATCAGAAGTTATAGCTACAATGAAGAGGGTGAAAAAATATGTCTCCATGATTTCAAGGTGAAGAAATGCGGCGTTCATGTATTTTACGTGGATGCAAAGAGTGACGCAGATGCTACTGAAAAGAGAGTTGCTGGAAACAAAAGAAGCTTTAGCCATGATGGTGAAGAAGGGGATGGAGGACTTAAAAGATTGAACTAG